Proteins encoded together in one Cardiocondyla obscurior isolate alpha-2009 linkage group LG07, Cobs3.1, whole genome shotgun sequence window:
- the Syx16 gene encoding syntaxin-16, translated as MATRNLTEPFVLMRNNALQSRHIYAEQNLTDCVPLVESDSGTSDNVELKSMSVDSGAPPAWADALEETQYILSRLRVKIDSLVELQSKQLTRPTLDDTSQEERQMEQLTREIGRAFSSGYRQVQTIKSAGRHETKPAERRLAASAVVALSTALQELGLRYRAAQNHYLTQVKSREERNNQFFTEDQSLLDNVATDSWLMESNEAAGNYWQRNEQRQDSVLLQLEEPENRMKLAMEREEQIGSIVQSIGDLKHIFKDLAVMVQDQGTILDRIDYNIEQTQVQVQEGYKQLKKADSYQKANKKLYCIVVLAAAIILLCFLFVIFKT; from the exons ATGGCCACGAGAAACTTAACTGAGCCCTTTGTTTTAATGCGGAACAATGCTTTGCAGAGTAGACACATTTACGCCGAACAA AATCTTACTGACTGTGTGCCACTGGTGGAATCAGATTCCGGTACCTCTGATAATGTAGAATTAAAGAGTATGAGCGTGGACAGTGGTGCACCACCTGCCTGGGCAGATGCTTTAGAAGAGACACAGTACATTCTTAGCAGATTACGGGTAAAAATAGATAGTCTAGTCGAGCTTCAGTCTAAACAGCTTACCAGGCCTACTCTGGATGATACGTCTCAg GAGGAAAGACAAATGGAGCAACTGACACGGGAGATTGGACGTGCATTCTCCAGTGGCTACAGACAAGTACAAACAATAAAGTCAGCTGGCAGGCATGAAACTAAGCCTGCGGAACGTCGTTTAGCCGCCAGTGCGGTGGTGGCCCTTTCGACTGCCTTACAGGAATTAGGCCTTCGATATAGAGCAGCCCAGAATCATTATTTGACAC AAGTCAAAtcaagagaagagagaaataatCAGTTCTTCACAGAGGACCAGTCTCTTTTAGATAATGTAGCAACTGACTCTTGGTTGATGGAATCAAACGAAGCAGCTGGTAATTATTGGCAAAGAAATGAGCAACGGCAAGATTCGGTTTTATTACAATTGGAAGAACCTGAAAATAGGATGAAATTAGCAATGGAAAGGGAAGAACAGATCGGAAGTATAGTTCAAAGCATAGGAGacttaaaacatatttttaag GATCTTGCAGTAATGGTACAGGATCAGGGTACTATTTTAGATCGAATTGATTACAACATCGAGCAAACGCAAGTACAAGTACAAGAGGgctataaacaattaaaaaaggcAGACTCTTATCAGAAggctaataaaaaattatactgtaTTGTGGTCCTCGCGGCTGCTATTATATTACTTTGCTTCTTGTTTGTCATATTTAAGACGTAG
- the LOC139103943 gene encoding oxidative stress-induced growth inhibitor 1, which translates to MQNVFEVDDNDVIYKDVVIIGNGPSGICLSYMLAGNWPYYTGESHPGDDMLTARLRFCLAGNEECGDTSDDANADVGTNNRRQSSKSAGRSQGGGLARSTRCKLECLSSGIEGRGGGRPLALLMDQLQHPCVDAGFDIPSLLVWKSVDEYPEHKIIDHVVLGKGQPGGAWQFMDPNVLTISLSRWMSLPDLDLRHWEKLVEVEQLQKSVLAAETNIYARLEKLSVCKASSRVSMGTVAAYYKDYVRRKGLKQYFRCGTTVTSVKPNSESPESKGEYNWVVEGYENKNGKRFRYRCKRAVLATGTTDLSNRLDILGENTNLEWVTHDLNDLETRLEHLVNKYGKDLANEQIPPVLVIGAGLSAADAIMATRFRGIPVLHAFRNSLNKWDKQTTNRITTNYDRLQWLPDSIYPEYHKVYEMMADGGTKNSLYKSLPGYTLVSLCENRENGNINTTKTVTLSTPNGQLRTFEVSIAAILIGYKPDLSYLEGSGIGLGKFASKPIDSKSNPIEIDDFTYEVINAPIKGLYALGPLVGNNFVRFVLGGALGILAHILHTTNT; encoded by the exons ATGCAGAACGTATTTGAGGTCGACGATAACGACGTCATTTATAAAGATGTTGTCATCATAG GAAATGGGCCCAGCGGAATATGCCTGTCGTATATGCTCGCCGGAAACTGGCCTTATTACACCGGCGAATCTCATCCTGGAGACGATATGCTAACAGCACGATTGCGGTTTTGTTTGGCCGGTAACGAAGAATGCGGCGATACGTCAGATGATGCGAACGCAGACGTGGGCACCAACAACCGTCGTCAATCCTCAAAATCTGCTGGCAGATCACAGGGAGGCGGATTAGCGCGCAGCACACGCTGCAAACTCGAGTGCCTATCTTCCGGTATCGAGGGCAGAGGCGGCGGCCGGCCACTAGCTCTTCTCATGGATCAGCTACAACATCCATGCGTCGATGCTGGTTTTGATATACCCTCGCTTCTTGTTTGGAAATCCGTTGATGAATATCCTGAGCACAAAATTATAGATCACGTTGTCCTTGGCAAAGGCCAACCGGGCGGTGCTTGGCAG TTTATGGATCCTAATGTATTGACTATCAGTCTAAGTCGATGGATGTCCTTACCTGACTTGGATCTGAGACATTGGGAGAAACTCGTCGAGGTCGAACAGTTGCAAAAGTCCGTGTTAGCCGCGGAAACTAACATATATGCACGGCTGGAAAAACTGAGCGTTTGTAAGGCGTCTAGTCGAGTTTCTATGGGTACTGTAGCAGCTTATTACAAGGACTACGTGCGCAGGAAAGGCTTGAAGCAATACTTTCGATg TGGGACCACAGTTACTTCAGTAAAACCGAATTCGGAGTCACCAGAGAGCAAAGGAGAATACAATTGGGTTGTAGAAGGGTATGAAAACAAAAATGGAAAGCGATTTCGCTATCGGTGTAAAAGGGCAGTTCTCGCAACCGGCACGACTGACTTATCGAATCGTCTAGATATTTTAGGAGAGAACACAAATCTTGAATGGGTGACACATGACCTCAATGATTTGGAGACTCGATTGGAGCATTTGGTCAACAAGTATG GTAAAGATTTGGCCAACGAACAAATACCGCCTGTATTAGTAATTGGAGCTGGTCTTAGTGCAGCCGATGCGATTATGGCTACTCGTTTCCGCGGTATACCTGTGCTACATGCATTTCGCAATTCGTTAAATAAATGGGATAAACAGACAACCAACAGAATAACTACTAATTACGATCGATTGCAATGGTTGCCTGATTCCATATATCCAGAGTATCATAAAGTGTACGAAATGATGGCTGATGGAGGTACGAAAAATTCTCTGTACAAATCATTACCTGGATATACGCTTGTCAGTCTTtgtgaaaatcgcgaaaatggAAATATAAATACGACGAAGACAGTCACCCTTTCTACTCCAAACGGTCAGTTGCGTACATTCGAAGTGTCTATTGCGGCTATTCTTATCG gaTACAAACCAGATCTATCGTACTTGGAAGGTAGCGGTATAGGATTGGGTAAATTTGCAAGCAAACCAATCGATAGTAAATCGAATCCAATTGAAATCGATGATTTCACATATGAGGTGATAAACGCACCGATTAAAGGACTTTACGCATTAGGACCTTTAGTCGGTAACAATTTTGTTCGCTTTGTTCTGGGTGGGGCGCTTGGAATTTTGGCGCATATTTTACATACTACAAATACCTAG